Proteins from a genomic interval of Arachis hypogaea cultivar Tifrunner chromosome 10, arahy.Tifrunner.gnm2.J5K5, whole genome shotgun sequence:
- the LOC140175651 gene encoding uncharacterized protein, with the protein MRLKSSDLNSRSSELKEFADWILSIGDGSQGSRSNTGEKVVIPDDILVSDWVDPIEAICRVTYPESFSGRNIDQQIEDRAILAPTLQLVDEINNYMMSLNPAEAQTYLSSDKACPTEPNNDLLASIHTPELLNTIKCSGVPNHELTLKVGTPIMLLRNIDHSQDCAMEHDWLLLNLENT; encoded by the coding sequence ATGCGCTTAAAATCAAGTGATTTAAATTCAAGGTCATCTGAGTTGAAAGAATTTGCTGATTGGATACTCAGTATTGGTGATGGCAGCCAAGGGTCACGATCGAATACAGGTGAAAAGGTTGTCATTCCCGATGACATATTGGTTTCCGATTGGGTAGACCCAATTGAAGCAATATGTAGAGTAACTTATCCTGAAAGCTTTTCAGGAAGAAATATTGACCAACAGATTGAAGATCGAGCTATCCTTGCACCAACACTACAGTTAGTTGATGAGATCAACAACTACATGATGAGTTTAAATCCGGCTGAAGCGCAAACATATTTGAGCTCTGATAAGGCATGTCCCACAGAGCCTAATAACGATTTATTGGCTTCAATACACACTCCTGAACTCCTAAACACAATCAAGTGCTCAGGTGTCCCTAACCATGAGTTAACACTAAAAGTTGGAACACCAATTATGCTGTTAAGAAACATTGACCACTCGCAGGATTGTGCAATGGAACACGATTGGTTGTTACTAAACTTGGAAAACACATAA